Proteins encoded by one window of Campylobacter concisus:
- the thiF gene encoding sulfur carrier protein ThiS adenylyltransferase ThiF — protein MIEIVLNGANFKVPVKSLSELKELALGDKESEIYKFLEKFNATKPDIFIVDGFAIKEDSKLKDGSNVVFIRRGVMPEREVLRAMIASRNSPELNLALSKAVIGVAGLGGLGSNIALSLARVGVKKLVLADFDVVEPSNLNRQQYFVRHIGLKKTQALKELINDVNPFVEVETHDIFLDEKNVASVFCECKILCEAFDNVAGKAMILNEAGASLKDKKIIGASGMAGYFSSNLIKTIKFAKNVYLCGDLTNEAKIGQGLMAPRVAICANHEANLAIRLLMGLEG, from the coding sequence ATGATAGAGATTGTATTAAACGGCGCAAATTTTAAGGTGCCAGTAAAAAGCCTTAGCGAGCTAAAAGAGCTTGCGCTTGGCGATAAAGAGAGTGAAATTTATAAATTTTTAGAGAAATTTAACGCGACAAAGCCAGACATTTTTATCGTTGATGGCTTTGCCATAAAAGAAGATAGCAAGCTAAAAGATGGCTCAAACGTCGTATTTATAAGGCGTGGCGTGATGCCTGAGCGTGAAGTTTTACGCGCGATGATCGCCTCACGAAACAGCCCTGAACTAAATTTAGCCCTAAGTAAAGCGGTGATCGGCGTGGCTGGACTTGGCGGTCTTGGCTCAAATATCGCGCTAAGTCTTGCAAGAGTTGGCGTAAAAAAGTTAGTGCTTGCCGACTTTGACGTCGTTGAGCCAAGCAATCTAAACCGCCAGCAGTATTTTGTCCGCCACATCGGCTTGAAAAAGACGCAGGCGCTTAAAGAGCTGATAAATGACGTCAATCCCTTTGTTGAGGTCGAAACTCACGATATATTTTTAGATGAAAAAAACGTGGCTAGCGTCTTTTGCGAGTGCAAAATTTTATGCGAGGCCTTTGACAATGTCGCTGGAAAGGCAATGATACTAAATGAGGCAGGTGCCAGCCTAAAAGATAAAAAGATCATCGGCGCTTCTGGCATGGCAGGATACTTTAGCTCAAATCTTATAAAAACCATAAAATTTGCCAAAAATGTCTATCTTTGCGGCGACCTCACAAACGAGGCGAAGATCGGTCAAGGACTCATGGCGCCACGCGTTGCCATCTGCGCAAACCACGAAGCAAATTTAGCCATTAGACTGCTTATGGGCTTGGAGGGGTAA
- the thiH gene encoding 2-iminoacetate synthase ThiH gives MKFTRTDHMQLLPHMQDVGSEIMDEILKERASYKPEIYSEADVKAALNAKHCSLENLKALLSPAAAPFLEQIAQLAQAKTRANFGSNITLFTPLYIANYCDNLCIYCGFNAKNKIKRAKLSDEEITRELREISKSGLEEILILTGESETNSSVAYIANACALAKKFFKVVGVEIYPLNSDGYALLHKSGVDYVTVFQETYNPTKYEKIHLGGNKRIFPYRINAQERALLGGMRGVGFAALLGIDDFRLDAFATALHASLVQKKYPHAEIAFSCPRLRPIINNDRINPRDVGERELLQVICAYRIFMPTASITISTREKAKFRDNAVKIAANKISAGVKVSIGAHGEEKKGDEQFEISDSRSVNEIKAMIKANGLEPLMSEYVYV, from the coding sequence ATGAAATTTACAAGAACCGACCATATGCAGCTGCTACCTCACATGCAGGATGTTGGTAGTGAGATCATGGATGAAATTTTAAAAGAGCGCGCTAGCTACAAACCAGAAATTTACAGTGAGGCTGACGTAAAAGCAGCTCTTAATGCAAAGCACTGCTCGCTTGAAAATTTAAAGGCCTTACTCTCGCCTGCTGCAGCGCCATTTTTAGAGCAAATCGCCCAGCTAGCCCAAGCAAAGACAAGAGCAAATTTTGGCTCAAACATCACGCTTTTTACTCCGCTTTATATAGCAAACTACTGCGATAACCTCTGCATTTATTGCGGTTTTAACGCTAAAAATAAAATAAAAAGGGCAAAGCTAAGCGACGAGGAGATCACAAGGGAGCTAAGAGAAATTTCAAAGAGTGGCTTAGAAGAAATTTTGATCCTAACTGGTGAGAGCGAGACCAACTCAAGTGTCGCTTACATCGCAAATGCCTGCGCTTTGGCAAAGAAATTTTTTAAAGTCGTTGGGGTTGAAATTTACCCGCTAAATTCAGACGGCTACGCCCTTCTTCACAAAAGTGGCGTAGACTATGTGACCGTCTTTCAAGAGACCTATAACCCCACAAAATACGAAAAAATACACCTTGGTGGCAACAAAAGAATTTTCCCATACCGCATAAATGCGCAAGAGCGAGCGCTTCTTGGAGGCATGAGAGGGGTCGGCTTTGCGGCACTTCTTGGCATAGATGACTTTAGGCTTGACGCCTTTGCTACGGCACTGCACGCAAGCTTGGTTCAAAAAAAGTATCCACACGCTGAGATCGCATTTTCATGCCCAAGACTTCGTCCTATCATAAATAATGATCGCATAAATCCGCGTGATGTGGGCGAGCGCGAGCTTTTACAAGTGATCTGCGCTTATAGAATTTTCATGCCAACAGCTAGCATAACGATCTCAACCAGAGAAAAAGCGAAATTTCGCGATAATGCCGTAAAGATCGCCGCAAATAAGATAAGCGCTGGCGTGAAAGTAAGCATCGGCGCTCACGGCGAAGAGAAAAAAGGCGACGAGCAGTTTGAGATAAGTGATAGCAGAAGCGTGAACGAGATAAAAGCAATGATAAAAGCAAACGGCCTAGAGCCCTTGATGAGCGAGTATGTTTATGTTTAA
- the mtaB gene encoding tRNA (N(6)-L-threonylcarbamoyladenosine(37)-C(2))-methylthiotransferase MtaB has translation MQKIFFKTFGCRTNIYDTELLKSYIKDYEITNDEESADIVVINSCTVTNSADSGVRNYINGVKRRGAKVVLTGCGAVSKGKELFNSGIFGVLGASKKSDLNELLKQEKPFFELGNLNSVDKNIVTNYENHTKAFIKIQEGCNFSCSYCIIPSVRGKARSMDEAMILKEARILAQNGYNELVLTGTNIGSYGKDTNSSLGKLLANLGKISGIRRIRLGSIEPSQIDESFREILKEEWLERHLHIALQHTSQAMLKIMRRRNNAFSDLELFNELSSLGFALGTDYIVGHPGESEEIWAEAVENFKKFPITHLHAFVYSPRRDTHSATLKSDVSGDVAKSRLKILQSIALQNNENFRKKHNGALKILVEQKNGEFYEGFDQFYNKAKILSQKDITKEWVEVSEYEVKPDANYAKI, from the coding sequence ATGCAAAAAATATTTTTTAAAACATTTGGGTGTCGCACAAATATCTATGATACTGAGCTTTTAAAAAGCTACATCAAGGACTACGAGATCACAAATGATGAAGAGAGCGCTGATATCGTGGTCATAAACTCGTGCACTGTTACAAATTCTGCTGATAGCGGTGTCAGAAACTACATAAACGGCGTAAAAAGGCGCGGGGCAAAGGTAGTGCTGACCGGGTGTGGAGCAGTTAGTAAGGGCAAAGAGCTATTTAATAGCGGTATATTTGGTGTGCTTGGAGCTAGTAAAAAGAGCGATCTAAATGAGCTTTTAAAGCAAGAAAAGCCATTTTTTGAGCTTGGAAATTTAAACTCAGTCGATAAAAATATAGTTACAAATTACGAAAATCACACTAAGGCTTTTATAAAAATTCAAGAAGGCTGCAACTTTAGCTGCAGCTACTGCATCATCCCTTCAGTTCGTGGTAAGGCTAGAAGCATGGATGAGGCCATGATATTAAAAGAGGCAAGAATTTTAGCCCAAAACGGCTATAATGAGCTTGTCTTAACCGGCACAAATATAGGCAGTTACGGCAAAGATACAAATAGCTCTCTTGGCAAGCTTTTGGCAAACTTGGGTAAAATTTCTGGCATTAGACGCATTCGGCTTGGAAGTATCGAGCCAAGCCAGATAGATGAGAGCTTTAGAGAAATTTTAAAAGAAGAGTGGCTGGAGCGTCATTTGCACATCGCACTTCAGCACACGAGTCAGGCGATGCTAAAGATCATGCGAAGACGAAATAACGCATTTAGCGATTTGGAGCTTTTTAATGAGCTTAGCTCACTTGGCTTTGCCCTTGGCACGGACTACATCGTGGGTCATCCTGGTGAGAGTGAGGAAATTTGGGCAGAGGCTGTGGAAAATTTTAAGAAATTTCCTATCACACATCTGCATGCTTTTGTCTATTCACCAAGGCGTGATACGCACTCAGCTACGCTAAAAAGCGATGTTAGCGGTGATGTGGCAAAAAGTAGGCTAAAAATTTTACAAAGCATAGCTTTGCAAAATAATGAAAATTTTAGAAAAAAGCATAACGGAGCTTTGAAAATTTTAGTCGAGCAAAAAAATGGTGAGTTTTACGAGGGCTTTGATCAATTTTACAACAAAGCTAAAATTTTAAGCCAAAAAGATATAACAAAAGAGTGGGTGGAGGTAAGCGAATATGAAGTTAAGCCAGATGCCAATTATGCAAAAATTTAA
- a CDS encoding thiamine phosphate synthase: MFMFKILCVADFENYEGDDFLKRIQLLCKAGVDEILLRAKGLNEADFYDLARVVAQICENYRKKFIINQFFDVACKLKNDFWLTSAQLDFFKNHGTFLDEFRKKAKIYAPAHDLEQAKISASIADVLVASHIFATSCKAGLEPKGLNFISELKSFDKEIYVLGGLDNQNYKETIKAGANGICFMSLAMNGDMELIKKIVESKNG; the protein is encoded by the coding sequence ATGTTTATGTTTAAAATTCTCTGCGTGGCCGACTTTGAAAACTACGAGGGTGATGACTTTTTAAAGAGGATCCAGCTGCTTTGTAAGGCTGGCGTGGATGAAATTTTACTTCGTGCAAAGGGGCTAAACGAGGCTGATTTTTATGATCTTGCTAGGGTTGTGGCTCAAATTTGTGAAAACTACCGCAAGAAATTTATCATCAATCAATTTTTTGACGTAGCTTGCAAGCTAAAAAACGACTTTTGGCTCACTTCGGCACAGCTTGACTTTTTTAAAAATCACGGCACTTTTTTAGATGAATTTAGAAAAAAAGCTAAAATTTACGCCCCAGCTCACGACCTAGAGCAGGCTAAAATTTCAGCCTCTATCGCTGACGTGCTGGTTGCTTCTCATATATTTGCCACTTCTTGCAAGGCGGGTTTAGAGCCAAAAGGGTTAAATTTTATAAGCGAGCTAAAAAGCTTTGATAAAGAAATTTACGTACTTGGTGGACTGGACAACCAAAACTACAAAGAGACTATAAAAGCTGGCGCAAACGGCATTTGCTTCATGAGTTTAGCAATGAACGGCGATATGGAGCTTATAAAAAAGATAGTAGAGAGCAAAAACGGCTAA
- the mog gene encoding molybdopterin adenylyltransferase — translation MKAKIGILTLSDRASGGIYEDKSGPAIREVLDSWIVSEKEYFCEVIPDEFELIKERLIYMIDVLDCDLVLTTGGTGPALRDVTPEATEAVCEKMMPGFGELMRATSLKYVPTAILSRQTAGIRGHALIINLPGQPKAIKECLEPVFPAVPYCIDLIEGAFIETDENVMKVFRPKQKKIS, via the coding sequence ATGAAAGCAAAGATAGGAATTTTAACATTATCAGATCGTGCAAGTGGTGGCATTTACGAAGATAAGTCCGGCCCAGCCATACGTGAAGTGCTTGATAGCTGGATAGTGAGCGAAAAAGAGTATTTTTGCGAAGTTATACCAGATGAGTTTGAGTTAATAAAAGAAAGGCTCATATACATGATAGATGTGCTTGATTGCGATCTTGTGCTAACGACTGGAGGCACTGGGCCAGCTCTTAGAGATGTGACACCAGAGGCAACAGAGGCAGTTTGTGAGAAAATGATGCCAGGCTTTGGCGAGCTAATGAGAGCGACTAGTTTAAAATACGTACCAACAGCGATCCTTTCACGCCAAACAGCAGGTATCAGAGGTCATGCGCTAATCATAAATTTACCAGGTCAGCCAAAGGCGATAAAAGAGTGCTTGGAGCCAGTTTTTCCAGCGGTGCCATACTGTATTGATCTTATAGAGGGTGCATTTATCGAGACTGATGAAAACGTGATGAAAGTTTTCCGCCCAAAACAAAAGAAAATCTCGTAA
- a CDS encoding mechanosensitive ion channel domain-containing protein: protein MKKIIALLLFCFALYAEENVTLEQNGSQNLQNNELIKDISNLDNSLKNNIWITRYANYNTYQRLIDELEKNENELRKLDKSSRRGSDIIKRIQTLKEQINLLKEYEKTPFSNMLAAPEMDTPPRITSPVALISGFSYIKKIKSDKIEYQRHIKELDTLLEKLETKENLLNRLNLIEENEQNRESLNLVKQEIGDFKAAKQIADTTYNVYEKRADEAINLTTSDIKAQFLSMGYTAIIILLTIGLTFIAKFIVKRTITDNERFYTVNKFLNVLNITVIIIILLFSYIENVTYLVTVLGFASAGIAIAMKDMFMSMLGWMVIMFGGSIHVGDRIRVLHDGSEFVGDVIDISLLRLTVFEDVSYSTYKTNRRAGRIIFVPNNYIFTDLIANYAHYGMKTVWDGIDIMISFDSNHKKAVYLARNVVKKYSKGYTDIAKRQMNKLRSQYSIKNPNVEPRIYTFFEPYGINVSCWYMANSYATLALRSTISAEIIEAFLAQDDIKIAYPTQTMFIGKKENPSDHTAHSEQESENS, encoded by the coding sequence ATGAAAAAGATCATAGCTTTACTACTTTTTTGCTTTGCCCTTTATGCCGAAGAAAACGTTACGCTTGAGCAAAATGGCTCGCAAAATTTACAAAATAACGAGCTTATAAAAGATATTTCAAATCTAGATAACTCCCTAAAAAACAATATCTGGATCACAAGGTATGCTAACTATAACACTTATCAAAGGCTTATTGATGAGCTTGAAAAAAATGAAAATGAACTAAGGAAACTGGACAAAAGCTCAAGAAGAGGCAGCGATATCATAAAGAGAATCCAAACTCTAAAAGAGCAGATAAATTTACTAAAAGAGTATGAAAAAACGCCATTTTCAAATATGCTAGCAGCTCCTGAAATGGATACTCCACCAAGGATAACAAGTCCTGTTGCACTTATATCTGGCTTTTCGTATATCAAAAAGATAAAGAGCGATAAGATCGAGTATCAAAGGCATATAAAAGAGCTTGATACGCTTTTGGAAAAGCTTGAAACAAAAGAAAATTTACTAAATAGACTAAATTTGATTGAAGAAAATGAGCAAAATAGGGAAAGCCTAAACTTGGTAAAACAAGAAATAGGCGACTTTAAAGCGGCAAAACAGATCGCTGATACAACTTATAATGTCTATGAAAAAAGAGCTGATGAGGCTATAAATTTAACCACCTCTGATATAAAAGCTCAGTTTTTAAGTATGGGCTATACAGCTATCATCATCCTTTTGACGATCGGACTAACATTTATCGCTAAATTTATCGTTAAAAGAACGATTACTGACAATGAGAGATTTTACACAGTCAATAAATTTTTAAACGTTTTAAATATCACCGTTATCATCATAATCTTACTCTTTTCGTATATCGAAAACGTCACATATCTAGTAACCGTGCTAGGTTTTGCTTCAGCTGGTATCGCCATTGCGATGAAAGATATGTTTATGAGTATGCTTGGCTGGATGGTGATCATGTTTGGCGGCTCTATACATGTGGGCGATAGGATCAGAGTACTTCATGATGGCAGTGAATTTGTAGGCGATGTGATCGATATCTCTTTACTTAGGCTGACCGTTTTTGAGGATGTTAGCTACTCGACTTATAAGACGAATCGCCGTGCAGGTAGAATTATCTTTGTGCCAAATAACTATATCTTTACCGATCTCATCGCAAACTATGCTCATTATGGTATGAAGACCGTTTGGGACGGTATAGATATCATGATAAGCTTTGATAGTAACCATAAAAAGGCTGTCTATCTAGCAAGAAATGTCGTTAAAAAATACTCAAAAGGCTACACTGATATCGCAAAACGCCAGATGAATAAACTAAGAAGCCAATACAGCATCAAAAATCCAAATGTCGAGCCAAGAATTTATACATTTTTTGAGCCTTATGGTATAAATGTCTCATGCTGGTATATGGCAAATTCTTATGCGACTTTGGCTCTTAGAAGCACTATTAGCGCTGAGATTATAGAAGCATTTTTAGCTCAAGATGATATAAAGATCGCTTATCCAACACAAACTATGTTTATAGGCAAAAAAGAAAATCCAAGCGATCACACCGCTCACAGCGAGCAAGAGAGTGAAAATTCTTAA
- a CDS encoding nitrogen fixation protein NifR, which produces MSLTDSLNLKATAFANRWRLVIKIWLVFSFLSYALAYYLGLEVFGFISAISIFGCVFLLAFSSLLWFIASLVFLQPLVFLLLEKFDESITVYALACSIWLLGWITLSLVVDDKFARLGNDILLKISRIVLVGEFALLYFFNYNSSLGIETLIKSNLTKSLLLVLNSYMLPSLVTLLIFDIKTYIASKNE; this is translated from the coding sequence ATGAGTTTGACAGATAGCCTAAATTTAAAAGCCACTGCCTTTGCAAATAGGTGGCGACTTGTTATTAAAATTTGGCTTGTTTTTTCTTTTTTATCCTATGCGCTGGCCTACTATCTTGGGTTAGAGGTTTTTGGCTTTATCTCTGCCATTTCTATCTTTGGCTGTGTTTTCCTGCTAGCCTTTAGCTCACTTCTTTGGTTTATCGCTAGCCTTGTATTTTTGCAACCTTTGGTATTTTTACTACTTGAAAAATTTGATGAAAGCATTACTGTTTATGCTTTAGCCTGCTCAATTTGGCTGCTTGGCTGGATCACTTTGTCGCTTGTGGTCGATGATAAATTTGCAAGACTAGGAAATGACATCTTGCTAAAGATCTCTCGTATAGTTCTTGTTGGCGAGTTTGCCTTGCTATATTTTTTTAACTACAACAGCAGCCTTGGCATAGAGACTTTAATAAAGTCAAATTTGACAAAGTCGCTGCTTTTAGTGCTAAACTCCTATATGCTACCATCGCTTGTGACGCTACTTATATTTGATATAAAAACATATATCGCTAGCAAAAATGAGTAA
- a CDS encoding ATP-dependent metallopeptidase FtsH/Yme1/Tma family protein, translating into MQKFKFNKKNILIIAAIALISVLLFAVSKEPRNITYSQYMQLMDGNFIDRAVIDDDEVVLYAQNNRFSIIKEGIDLKELIKKVPVEKTKQYITPGMIWGFIIFVCFVLWYAYIFRSIRKKEESLLSKKDGAFEIESVLNQNTMPVISNVRFSDVAGISEVKSELSEIVDFLKNPQKYRNFGIKMPKGVLMIGPPGVGKTLVAKAVAGEANVPFFYQNGASFVQIYVGMGAKRVRELFSRAKSYAPSIIFIDEIDAVGKSRGGTRNDEREATLNQLLTEMDGFEDNSGVIVIAATNRIEMIDEALLRSGRFDRRIFLSMPDFNDRVAILNTYLKDKNCEVAAEDIAKMSVGFSGAALSTLVNEAAINALRNGESVLKMRDFEAVLNKVLLGKKKVLSYSENEKKIQAIYQGAKALSAYWFDVKFEKISLIEDRFMATEQEIESKSQMISRIKVLIAGMCKLEIDENDIFSNSSSDLNLAKEIASKMVYEYGMGSSFVPNPNDVEEILKQAKEEIMSFLKGTNEQIAKISSYLLAYESVDKETLAKILNENY; encoded by the coding sequence ATGCAAAAATTTAAATTTAATAAGAAAAATATCCTAATAATCGCAGCTATCGCATTAATCAGCGTGCTGCTATTTGCCGTTAGCAAAGAGCCACGAAATATCACATATTCGCAATATATGCAGCTAATGGATGGAAATTTTATAGACCGCGCTGTAATAGATGACGATGAAGTCGTACTTTATGCACAAAACAATCGTTTTTCAATCATAAAAGAGGGCATCGATCTAAAAGAGCTTATAAAAAAGGTGCCTGTTGAAAAGACTAAGCAATATATCACTCCTGGCATGATCTGGGGATTTATCATCTTTGTCTGCTTCGTGCTTTGGTACGCTTATATCTTTAGAAGTATCAGAAAAAAAGAGGAGAGCTTGCTTAGCAAAAAAGATGGCGCATTTGAGATAGAAAGCGTGCTAAATCAAAACACGATGCCAGTCATCTCAAATGTGAGATTTAGCGATGTGGCAGGCATTAGTGAGGTCAAAAGCGAGCTTAGTGAGATAGTTGATTTTCTTAAAAATCCACAAAAATATAGAAATTTTGGTATCAAAATGCCAAAAGGCGTACTAATGATCGGCCCTCCAGGCGTTGGTAAGACGCTTGTAGCAAAGGCAGTTGCTGGTGAGGCAAATGTGCCATTTTTTTATCAAAACGGTGCAAGCTTTGTTCAAATTTATGTTGGTATGGGTGCAAAAAGAGTGCGAGAACTTTTTAGTAGAGCCAAGTCCTATGCTCCGTCTATTATCTTTATTGATGAGATAGACGCTGTTGGAAAGAGCAGGGGCGGTACTAGAAACGACGAGCGAGAAGCCACGCTAAATCAGCTACTAACCGAGATGGATGGCTTTGAAGATAACTCTGGTGTCATAGTAATAGCTGCCACAAATAGGATCGAAATGATCGATGAGGCGCTACTTAGATCAGGGCGTTTTGATAGGAGAATTTTTCTTTCTATGCCTGATTTTAACGACAGAGTGGCGATCTTAAACACATATCTAAAAGATAAAAACTGCGAAGTAGCGGCTGAGGATATCGCTAAAATGAGTGTTGGCTTTTCAGGTGCGGCACTTAGTACGCTTGTAAATGAAGCTGCGATAAATGCCTTAAGGAACGGCGAGAGCGTGCTTAAAATGAGGGACTTTGAGGCTGTTTTAAATAAGGTCTTGCTCGGCAAGAAAAAGGTGCTAAGCTATAGCGAAAACGAAAAGAAAATTCAAGCCATCTATCAAGGAGCAAAGGCACTAAGTGCTTATTGGTTTGATGTAAAATTTGAAAAAATTTCTCTTATAGAAGATAGATTCATGGCTACAGAGCAAGAGATCGAGTCAAAGTCACAGATGATATCTCGTATCAAGGTACTTATAGCTGGTATGTGTAAGCTTGAGATAGATGAAAATGACATCTTTTCAAACTCAAGTAGTGATCTAAATTTAGCCAAAGAGATCGCTTCAAAGATGGTTTATGAATATGGCATGGGAAGCTCTTTTGTGCCAAATCCAAACGATGTAGAAGAAATTTTAAAGCAAGCAAAAGAGGAGATTATGTCCTTTTTAAAAGGCACAAATGAGCAAATCGCAAAGATAAGCTCATATCTGCTAGCATATGAGAGCGTAGATAAAGAGACGCTGGCGAAAATTTTAAATGAAAACTATTAA
- a CDS encoding pyridoxal phosphate-dependent aminotransferase encodes MQLANRMQTLSESITIAISTKAKEMKAAGIDVISLSAGEPDFMTPKKIRETVKNALDNDSKSGKYTPVPGLPEVIDAIRAKLKRDNGLDYKANQIVTNIGAKHSLFNVFQALINPGDEVIIPSPYWVSYPEIVKFCGGVPVFIEADESTNFKITAEQLKKAITPKTKVFSLNHPTNPTGAVYTKEEIAAFGEVLKDTDIIITSDEIYEKVIYGKKFHAVASVSEDLFKRTVTINGLSKCGAMPGWRFGYIASSMDWLIAGIKKLQSQSTSNISSIVQIGAIPSLLGETDDDIENMRKEYERRRDVAVEMINAIPGLSVVKPDGAFYLFVKCKDVDSDSLRFCKKMLEEANVATVPGMGFGMDGYFRISFATDIESIKKAIERIANFVKSYKI; translated from the coding sequence ATGCAACTAGCAAATAGAATGCAAACATTAAGCGAATCAATCACAATCGCGATCAGCACAAAAGCCAAAGAGATGAAGGCTGCTGGCATCGACGTGATCTCGCTTTCAGCTGGTGAGCCTGACTTTATGACTCCAAAAAAGATAAGAGAAACTGTAAAAAACGCACTTGATAACGATAGCAAAAGTGGCAAATACACGCCAGTGCCAGGCCTACCTGAGGTGATTGATGCCATTAGAGCAAAGTTAAAAAGAGATAACGGACTTGATTATAAAGCAAATCAAATCGTCACAAATATCGGTGCAAAACACTCACTTTTTAACGTATTTCAAGCGCTTATCAACCCAGGTGACGAGGTCATCATCCCCTCTCCATACTGGGTGAGCTACCCTGAGATCGTTAAATTTTGTGGCGGTGTGCCTGTCTTTATCGAGGCAGACGAGAGCACAAATTTTAAAATCACAGCCGAGCAGCTAAAAAAAGCGATCACGCCAAAAACAAAAGTTTTTTCGCTAAATCACCCGACAAATCCAACTGGAGCCGTATATACAAAAGAGGAGATCGCGGCATTTGGCGAGGTTTTAAAGGACACTGACATCATCATTACAAGCGATGAAATTTATGAAAAAGTGATCTACGGCAAGAAATTTCACGCAGTAGCCTCAGTGAGCGAGGATCTTTTTAAAAGAACGGTCACGATAAATGGCCTAAGCAAGTGCGGCGCGATGCCTGGCTGGAGATTTGGCTATATCGCAAGCTCGATGGACTGGCTAATTGCTGGTATCAAAAAGCTTCAAAGCCAAAGCACAAGTAACATTAGCTCAATCGTGCAAATAGGCGCTATCCCGTCACTTCTTGGAGAAACCGACGACGATATCGAAAACATGAGAAAAGAGTATGAGAGAAGACGCGACGTGGCAGTTGAGATGATAAACGCTATCCCTGGGCTAAGCGTAGTTAAGCCTGATGGCGCGTTTTATCTATTTGTAAAATGCAAAGATGTAGATAGCGACTCACTTAGATTTTGTAAAAAAATGCTTGAAGAGGCGAACGTAGCGACCGTGCCAGGTATGGGCTTTGGCATGGATGGATATTTTAGAATTTCTTTTGCGACAGACATCGAGAGCATAAAAAAAGCGATCGAGAGGATCGCAAATTTTGTAAAAAGCTACAAAATTTAA
- a CDS encoding thiazole synthase → MQSDSLILGGKEFQSRFILGSGKYSHELIDSAINEAGAQILTLALRRINESKERNILDFIPKGVTLLPNTSGARNAKEAVRIAQLARELGCGELVKIEIITDSKFLFPDNTETIKACEALANDGFVPMPYMFPDLNAARAMLSAGASCIMPLAAPIGSNQGLVFKDIIEILINELDTQIIVDAGIGRPSQACEAMEMGAAAIMANTAIASSKNIPLMARAFKEAIIAGRNAYLAGLGTKSKSANASSPLTGFLD, encoded by the coding sequence GTGCAAAGTGATAGCTTGATCCTTGGCGGCAAGGAGTTTCAAAGCCGCTTTATCCTTGGCTCTGGCAAGTACTCGCACGAGCTCATCGACTCAGCCATAAACGAGGCTGGAGCGCAGATCTTAACCCTTGCTCTTAGGCGCATAAACGAGAGCAAAGAGCGAAATATACTCGACTTTATCCCAAAAGGCGTGACGCTTTTGCCAAACACAAGTGGCGCTAGAAACGCCAAAGAGGCCGTTCGCATCGCCCAGCTCGCACGTGAGCTTGGGTGCGGGGAGCTTGTTAAGATAGAGATCATAACTGACTCTAAATTTCTCTTTCCAGACAACACTGAGACGATAAAAGCCTGCGAAGCCTTGGCAAATGACGGCTTTGTACCGATGCCATATATGTTCCCTGATCTAAATGCCGCAAGGGCGATGCTAAGTGCGGGAGCAAGTTGCATAATGCCTCTAGCTGCACCAATTGGCTCAAACCAAGGGCTAGTTTTTAAAGATATCATTGAAATTTTGATAAACGAGCTTGATACGCAGATCATCGTAGATGCTGGCATCGGTAGACCTTCACAAGCATGCGAAGCAATGGAGATGGGAGCGGCTGCAATAATGGCAAACACAGCTATCGCCTCATCTAAAAACATCCCACTCATGGCAAGAGCCTTTAAAGAGGCGATCATCGCTGGTCGCAACGCCTATCTAGCAGGCCTTGGTACAAAGAGCAAAAGCGCAAACGCCTCATCGCCACTCACTGGTTTTTTAGACTGA
- the thiS gene encoding sulfur carrier protein ThiS, producing MIKFRVNGKIFELENDINVYEFLAQNGYELKFIALERDGEILPKKLWSERFMSEGKAYEIVTLVGGG from the coding sequence ATGATCAAATTTAGAGTAAATGGCAAAATTTTCGAGCTTGAAAACGATATAAATGTTTATGAATTTTTAGCTCAAAATGGCTATGAGCTTAAATTTATAGCCCTTGAGCGAGACGGAGAAATTTTGCCAAAAAAGCTTTGGAGTGAGCGCTTCATGAGTGAAGGCAAAGCTTATGAGATCGTCACTTTAGTTGGCGGTGGATGA